TCCAACGTGCTGATCTTCGAGCGCATCCGCGAGGAGCTGCGCAATGGCAAGACGGCGCCTTCGGCGGTGGACCAGGGCTTTGGCCGGGCCTGGCTGACCATCATCGACACCCACGTCACCACCATCGTGTCGGCGTTCATCCTGTTTATCTTCGGTACCGGTCCAGTGCGCGGGTTCGCGGTCACGCTGACCTTCGGCCTGCTGGCCAACCTGTTCACCGCGGTGTTCGTCTCGCGCGTGATCTTCGATTGGGTCCTGACCCGGCACCAGCGCGGCGAGGCGCTGAGCATTTAGCAGTAGAGACGGCCGTGAGGCCGTCTCAGGAGACGCCCTGACGGGCGTCCCTACCGAGAGAAGGGTTTAGAGGTTTCAGTGGAACTCTTTAGGAACACGAACATCGACTTCCTGGGGAAAAAGTGGTACTTCCTCGGGTTCTCCCTCATCTTCAGCATCGCCGGCCTGCTTTCGATGTTTTTCTGGCACGGCATTCCGCTGGGCGTGGACTTTCGCGGCGGCACCCTGGTTTACGTCAAGTTCACGCAGACCCCGAATCCCGACGCCATCCGCGCCACCCTGGACCGGGCGGGGCTGAGGAATGCCCGCATCCAGCGCTACGGTCCCCCGGCCAACAACGAGGTGATCATCAGCCTGGAGCTGAAGGAGACCAGTGAGCAGGTCCTCGATAAGGGCAAGAACGACATCATCAAGGCCCTGGAAACCAACACCCAGGAAGGCAAGCAGGACCTGAACAACACCGGCCAGAGCTCCCTGCAGCAGTACCTGCTCTCCAAGGACCCGCTCCGAGCCGGCACCGACGCCGAACAGCGCTACGCCGCGGTGGCCCAGGCGATCGTCACTTATCGTGACAAGGACCGGGGAGGGGCGATTGCCTCCCTGGACGAACTCCGGGGCAAGGTGGAGCCGGCGGCGCTTTCGGCCTTGCAGCAGGATTTCTTTGTCTCCGACTTTGCCGTGCGCAATGTGGAGATAGTCGGGCCCCAGGTGGGCAAGCAGCTGCAGCGCCAGGCGGTGCTGGCCACCCTCTACTCCCTGGCCGGGATGTTGGTTTACCTGGCCTTCCGCTTTGAATGGATCTACGGGGTGGGGGCGGTGGTAGCTTGCTTCCACGATACGCTCATCACGGTCGGCGCTTTCTCCTTGCTAAATAAGGAGATAACCCTTACTGTTATCGCCGCGATTTTGACCCTGGTGGGCTATTCCATGAACGACACCATCGTCATTTACGATCGCATGCGGGAGAACGTGAAGCTGCTCCGGCGCGAGCGCCTCCCGGACATTGTCAATAAAAGCATCAATCAGACCCTGAGCCGGACCATCCTGACCTCCGGCCTCACGTTCCTGACGGTGCTCTCGTTGTACCTCTTTGGGGGCGAAGTATTACACGGGTTTTCCTTTGCCCTGGTAGTCGGCATTCTGATCGGTACGTATTCGTCGATCGCGGTAGCAGCCCCAATGGTGGTCGCATATCAGGAGTGGCGTGCGGCACGCTCTGGACGGCGGGTAGTGGCCGCGAACGAGAATAACCGGCGCGAGAAGGTCCGGGCGAAGGCCTAGCCCACTCCGAGTCCAGGTTCCCTTGGTTCCCCGGAAGGCTAGTTGCAGGGAAACAGCCCTGCTCTGGCTAGGCCGGGACAGGACAGCCCGGGAGCAAAAACCGCTTCCGCGGTGTCTAACTGATTACGAGTACGCCCATGGGAGAAGGCCATGTTTGAAGACAGCCTTTTGGAATCCGGCGGCAGGTTGAGGAGCAAGCGCAAGGCTTGGACGACCGCCTTGTCGTGCGTCATCCAGGTGTTCGTCCTCGGGGTAATGATCCTGATCCCGCTCATCTACACCGAAGCCCTGCCCAAACAGCAACTGATGACATTCCTGGTGGCGCCTCCGCCGCCTCCGCCGCCTCCGCCGCCTCCGGCCGAAGTGCCGATCAAGGCCGTGAAGGTGATCCAGAGCGACCTGATGAATGGCCAGCTCCGGACCCCCACCAAGATCCCCGAGAAGGTCGCCATGATCAAGGAAGAAGAGACGCCTCCGCCGTCGGCATCGATGGGCGGCGTGGTGGGCGGCGTGCCCGGCGGCGTTCCCGGCGGCCAGATGGGAGGAGTCATCGGCGGCATCATCAGCTCGACCATGGTGGCTGTGCCCAAGGTGGCGACCCCGCAGCGGGTGCGCGTCTCCTCCGGCGTCCAGGCCGGCAACCTGATCAACAAGGTGCAACCGGTCTATCCGCAGATCGCCAAGAACGCCCGCATCCAGGGCCAGGTGATCCTGCAGGCGGTCATCAGCAAGGCCGGAGTGGTCGAAAACCTTCGCGCCGTGAGCGGGCATCCAATGCTTATTCCGGCCGCGGTGGAAGCAGTCAAGCAGTGGCGCTACAAGCCCTATTTCCTGAACGGGGAACCGGTCGAGGTGGAAACCACGATCCAGGTGAACTTTACGTTAGGCGGCTAACATCGTGAGCGGGCGGCCGCGGGTAGCTCCCGGTCCCTGGTAGTTGTCCCGATCTCATCGAAGCAACAGTGACGGTCGACATTCGCGGATCCGCAATTTCCGCACAAGTTCGAAGTTCTGAGGAGGAAAGGATCAACCCATGCTTTTCACTAGCCTGTCAGCGGTAGCACTCGCCAATTACCCCACCTTCGCTCTCTGGATGTTCCAGGAAGCGCAGGTGGGCTGGGACCCGGTCTCGCTCTGGAAACAGATGGGGTGGATGGCCAAGGCCGTGGTCGTCATCCTGTTCATCATGTCGGCCTGGTCGATCGGAGTCATGATCGACCGCTGGATCGCCTTCAGCGCGGCCCGCAAGCAGTCGCGCTCCTTCGCACCGGCCGTGGCCGGCGCGCTGCGTGAGGGCAAGATTGACGAGGCCATCCGCGTGGCCGAGCGCAACAAGAAGAGCCACCTGGCCAAGGTAGTCACCGCCGGCCTGCAGGAATTCAAGGCCCACTCCGAGTCCAACGAGATCCCGGGCGAGGACATCGAGGCCAGCCGCCGCGCCCTGGAGCGCGCCGAGGCCATCGTGCACGCCGAGCTGAAGCGCGGTCTGGGCGGCCTGGCCACCATCGGCTCCACTGCCCCCTTCGTGGGACTGTTCGGTACCGTGGTCGGCATCCTCAACGCGTTCCGCGAGATCTCCAGCCAGAAGGCGACCGGACTGGGCGCCGTGGCCGGCGGTATCTCGGAAGCGCTGGTGACCACCGCCTTCGGGCTGTTCGTCGCCATCCCCGCGGTCATGATGTTCAACTACTTCACCAATAAGGTGGAGGCGTTCGACGTCGAGATGGACAACAGCTCCAGCGAGCTGATCGATTACTTCCTGAAGCGCCGCAACGCGATCCGCCGGTAGTCCCGGCGCGGCGCGCGACGCAGGCTGGGGGCACGGGGGCGACCCGCCCGTGCCGCATGGGTCGCGCGGTGGCTTCGCAGGAGTCTGAAATCTATGGCACTAGCAAAGCGAGACGAAGGCAGCAAGGTCAATTCCAACATCAACGTCACCCCCATGGTGGACGTGATGCTGGTGCTGCTGATCATCTTCATGGTGATCACGCCCATGTTGCAGAAGGGTGTCAGCGTGGACCTGGCGCGCACCAATAACCCGGTGGCGATGCCGGACGCCGACAAGGAAGACGCCCTGCTGGTTGCGATCAACCGCGACGGCAAGGTCTTCTTCGGTACCGACCAGATCGTGCCCGACCAGCTCACCAACAAGATGAAAGAGCGGCTGGCCAATCGCACCGACAAGCGCGTCTTCATCAAGGCGGACGCACGCGCCCGCTATGGCAACGTGGTCGAGGTCGTGGACAACGTCCGTTCCGCGGGCGTGGACCAGCTCGGCCTGCTCACCGAACAACGCAAGTCCGGCTCGTTCGCTCCGCTGTCCTCCTCTCCGGCCGGCGGCGGCGCCAAGCCCGCGGGCGGCGACAAGCCTGCCGGCGGCGACACGACGCAGAAATGACGAGGGTATTCGCATGGCAATGACTACGGGCGGTGGGAAAGGCGGCCCCTCCGCGGACATCAACGTTACGCCGCTGATCGACGTGCTGCTGGTGCTGCTGATCATCTTCATGGTGATCACGCCGCTGACCCCCAAGGGCCTCGATGCCCTGGTGCCCCAGCCTCCGCCCCCTAACGCCCCCAAGAACGAGCCGACCGACCGCACGGTGGTGGTCCAGGTCATCCATCTGCCCGGCGGCGAGCGGCCGGCGCTCAAGATCAACCAGGATGACGTCACTTGGGAGAACATCCAGGGTCGACTTGAGGACATCTACAAGACCCGCGCCGAGAAGGTGATGTTCGTCAAGGGCGACACCGAACTGCAGTTCGCCGACGTGGCCCAGGTCATCGACATCGCCCACGCCGCCGGCGTGGACAAGGTCGGCCTCATCACGGCCAAGATCGAGCAGGGGCAATAGATTCGGGCGCCCACCGTTGTCGTTCGGTCTGGGGCGACAGAGTGGGCTGCACCGGGCAGGTTTTCATACCGCCAGGCGGGCCCAGCGGCGGTCGCAGGCAACGAGCCGCCGCGGGCGCCGAGGCACCTGGCAAGGAGATGCAAGCACTCATGAACAGAAGCAAGAGAATCCACCTGCGGTGGTGGGTGGCGAAGCTGATGGCCGTGCTCGCCCTGTCGGCAATGCTGCTGGCGGCGGCCGGCTGCAACAAGCTGCGCGCCCGCGACCAGCTCAACAAGGGTGTCCAGGCCTACAAGAACGCCAAGTTCGAGGAGGCCATCGAGCGTTTCAAGAATGCCGTCGCCCTCGACCCCAATCTCATCAACGCCCGTCTCTACCTGGCGACCGCCTACGCCCAGCAGTACATCCCCGGCGCCGATACCCCCGACAACAACCGCATGGCCGAGCAAGCCATCGAGGAGTTCAAGAAGGTCCTGGAAAGGGACCCGAAGAACGTCAACAGTGTGAAGGGGATCGCCGCTCTCTATTTCCAGATGAAGAAGTTCGAGCAGGCCAAGGAGTACCACAACAAGGCCAAGCAGCTCGATCCCAACGATCCCGAGACGTATTACTCCATCGGGGTCATCGACTGGACCCAGTGTTACGCGCCGCGCATGGAAGAGCGCGCCAAGCTGGGATTGAAGCCCGACGAGTCGCTGAAGGACAAGAAAGTCTGCGCCGCCCTCAAGGAGAAGAACTGGAACAACATCCAGGAGGGCATCGACAACCTGAGCAAGGCCCTGCAGCTTCGTCCTGACTACGACGACGCCATGGCCTACATGAACCTGCTCTTCCGGGAGAAGGCGGACCTGGAGTGCGAAGAGCCGGAGCAGCGCCAGGCCGACCTGAAGACGGCCGACGAGTGGGTCGCCAGGACCATGGCCACCAAGAAGGCCAAGGCGGAGAAGGCGGCCACCCCCGGAGGCATCGTCCTGGAGCAGCCTTCGAAGTAGCCCGATCCCCCTCAGAACGCGGGCCTCTCCTCCGGGAGAGGCTTTCGTGTTTGCGTGGAACGCATCGCGCCCGCTGTTCATCTGGCACAGACACCTGTGTCCTGTGTCACACCCACTCGTCCCAGTTGCAGTACAATTTGCGTTTCTGCGGGTGTCGCCCCCGGCCCTTGGGCTGTGGGGCGGCCTTCGCGATGGCTTTCCATGTTCAAGAAGGTCCTCATCGCCAACCGCGGCGAGATCGCGGTGCGGGTCATCCGCGCCTGCCGCGAGCTCGGCATCCAGTCGGTCGCGGTCTTCTCCGACGTGGACCGCACCGCCCTGCACGTGCGCAAGGCCGACGAGGCCTACCATATCGGCCCCGCCCCCGCCGCCCAGTCCTACCTGAACGTGGACAAGCTGCTGGATGTCGCCAGGAGGAGTGGCGCCCAGGCCATCCATCCCGGATACGGGTTCCTCTCCGAGAACGCCGACTTCGCCCAGGTGTGCAAGGATGCCGGGCTGATCTTCATCGGCCCTTCGGCGGAATCCATGCGCCTGATGGGTTCCAAGACCCGGGCCCGCGTGGCCATGGAGAAAGCCGGCGTGCCGTTCGTCCCCGGCTCGGCCAGGGGCCTGCCGGCCTTCGGCGACGCCCTGCACGTGGCCCGCGAAATCGGCTACCCGGTCATGATCAAGGCCGCGGCCGGCGGCGGCGGCAAGGGCATGCGCCGCGTCTTCAGCGAGCCCGAGCTCCGTTCCGCATACGATGCCGCCCGCAGCGAGGCCCTGCGCTCCTTCAAGGATGACGAGGTCTATATCGAGAAGCTGATCGAGAACCCGCGACACATCGAGATCCAGATCCTGGGCGACCAGCACGGGAACCTGATCTACCTGGGCGAGCGCGAGTGCTCGGTGCAGCGCCGCCACCAGAAGGTGGTCGAGGAGGCCCCCTCGGCCATCGTGGACCCCGACATGCGCCGGCGCATGGGCGAGACGGCGGTGAAGGTGGGCAAGGCCGCCGGCTACTTCAACGCCGGCACGGTCGAGTTCCTGGTGGACGACAAGAAGAGTTTTTACTTCCTGGAGATGAACACCCGGCTGCAGGTGGAGCACCCGGTCACCGAGTTCGTCACCGGCCTCGACCTGGTGCACCTGCAGATGCACGTCGCCAACGGCGAGAAGCTGCCCCTGCAACAGGAGGACGTCAGCATTCGCGGGCATGCCATCGAATGCCGGGTGTACGCCGAGGACCCGGACAACAACTTCATGCCCTCTCCCGGCAAGATCACGCGCCTGCTGCAGCCTTCCGGGCCGGGGATCCGCCGCGACAGCGGTATGTACGAAGGTTTCGTCGTACCGGTGGACTACGATCCTCTGCTGGCCAAGGTGATCGGCTACGCCCCGACGCGGAACGAGTGCATCGCCCGCCTGCAGCGCGCGTTGCAGGAGTACTTCATCGGCGGCATCAAGACCAACCTCGGCCTGTTCCGGCGCGTATTGCGCGAGCCCGATTTCATCGCCGGGAAGATCGACACCGGCTTCCTCGATCGCCTGCTGAACGGGGACAAGAAGACAGCGGAACAGCACGCCGTCCGCGACGGCGATGCGGGCATCGCCGCCATCGCGGCTGCGTTGTTCGCCTTCACCGACCCGGTGGCCACCAACGGGGCCGGCGCCAATGGCGCCTCGCCGGCGCGGCCGGAGGCTGCTTGGAAGCGCGCGGCGCGCCACGAGGCGCTGCGAGGGAGCCGATGACCTACGAAGTCGTGGTCGACGGCAAGGCGCACAAGGTGGAACTGGCCCGTGTGGACGGCCGCCTCGAATGCAAGCTGGACGGCAAGCCGGTCGAGATTGACGCTCAGATGACGGCGCACGACGTGCTCTCGCTGCTCATCGGCGGCCATTCCTACGAGATCAAGCGCGCCGTCGGCCCCTCCGACACGCACATGGTGGTCGGGCTCGCCCGCTACGAGACCGAGGTGCGCGACCCGCGTTCGTTCCGCGCCCGCAAGGCCGCCGGTGGCGACACGACCGGCCCCAGGAAGCTGGTTTCCCCCATGCCCGGCAAGGTGGTCCGCGTGCTGGTGCAGAAAGGCCAGGAGGTCGAGGCGGGACAGGGCTTGGTGGTGGTCGAGGCGATGAAGATGCAGAACGAGATCAAGTCGCCGAAAAAGGGCGTGGTGCAGCAGGTGCTGGCCGCCGAAGGCGCCGCGGTCAACGCCGGCGAAGCCCTGGCCATCGTCGAATAGCCTTTCAGAATAGTCCTTCGGGCGAAGACGCCCTCAGGATGACGGCGGCGGGGCTCAGGCGCCCTGCCAGATCCTTCGGGACCCAAGAAAGGCCCTCAGGATGACCGCTGCGGGCTCGGAGATCCTTCGGGCGAAGACGCCCTCAGGATGACGCCAGCGGGGCTCAGACACCCCGCTAAGCGGCGTCACTTGCCCGCGCCTTTGACGATCTCGTCGGCGTAGTAGTTCTCGACCTTGGCTTCGTCGCGCAGCGTCTCATAGTACGCGGCCATCAGCAGTTGCTCACGCCGGCCGCGCAGCTGTTCCCGGATGGCCTGCTGCACCCGCGGATCGCTCAGGTCGCGCTGGCCCGCCGGCTCCTTGGCGATCAGCTTGACGATGCGGTAGCCCATCACCTTGTGGACGGCGTCGTACACCGGCAGGATGCCGCTGACCTGCCCGGCTTTCAGCTTGCTGACGTATTCCTTCGTCTGGGGGTCGCGGTTGATGCTGGATTCGGGGATGAACCCCACGTCTCCACCATTGCCCGAGGTGTTGGGGTCTTCGGAGTAGCGCATGGCCACCGACCCGAAATCCTCTCCGCTCTCCAGCCGGTTGAGGATGGTCTGGACCTTTTTGCGGGCCTCAGCGTCGTTGGTGGCCTTGTGCTCCCCGGTGGCGTCCGGTGTCGGCTGGTTGAAGACGGTGATCTGCGCCAGGTGATATTGCGGCTCGATCAGGTTGAACTCGGCCTTGTGCTCGTTATAGTACTTGCTGACGTCGGCGTCGGAGATCGAGATCTTGGACTTGATCTCCTTGTTGAGGACCTTGTCCCTGGTCAGGCTGCGGCGCAGCTCGCGCTTGAAGTCGTCCACCGTGATGGAGCGTTCCTTCAGCCGCCGGTCGAACTCTTCCTGGGTGTAAGGGGCCTTGATCTCCGCCAGCTTGCTGTCCACTTCCTCGTCGGTGGCCAGCAACCCCAGTTTCTGGGCGCGCTGCAGCATGATCTCGTCCTCGATCAGCCCCTTCAGGATGTTCAGCCGCAGGATGGTGGACTGTTCGCCGGTGAGAGGCTGGTTCGACCCCGCGGTCTGGTTCTTGTAGTACCGCTCCACATCGTCGCGGGTGATCTTCTTCCCGTTCACCTCGGCCATGACGTCGGCGCCGGTCTCCTTGGAGCCACACCCGGCCAGCGCCAGCATGGCAGCCAGCGCCATCCCTACCAGAAGGCGTTTCGAGCACGATCTCAAACGGTGGACCCTCCGCATCTAGAGCACGCTACTGCGCGTGCTGCGAATCTTCGATTGTAACGAACCCGTCGGCCGGAGCGCATCACTTATTCCCCGGAGCGGCCGCCGGCGGAGAGGCTGGGGCGGCCGGCTTCGGAGGCGCCGGGACCGGCAGCCCCGCGTCGCGCAGCGCGGCGTTCAAGGTTGCGCGCAGCTCCGACGCGTCCATGACACCGTCCACCCGCCTGCCGTTGATGAAGAGCGTGGGGGTGGCGGAGACATCCAGGGCGTCGGCCTCGCGCACCGAGTCCCGCATCGCCTTGTCGGATTGCGCCTTGATGCACGCCTGCAGCTTGCCCGCGTCCACCCCGCGCTTGGCTCCCGCCTGGAAGGCGAGAATGTCCAGGGCCGCCATCTGTTCCGGCAGGCCGCGCGGCTTGTCGCGCGTGCCTCCGATCTGATTGGGATCGAAGTGGACGGCGTCCGCGAAATCCCAGAAGGCTTCGTTGCTGAGCTCGGCCAGGCAGTTGGCGTCGTTGGCCGCGCGTCCCGCCCACGGGTGGATGGCAAACAGGGGGTAATCCTTGTAGATGACCTGGATGCTGTCCTTGTAGTCGTTGAAGATCTGCCCGAACAAAGTCCGGTGCATGCGCGCGCAGTAGGGACACTGGAAGTCGTCGTACACCACCACCGATACCTTGGCGCCGCGCGTCCCCCGCACCGGACGGCCCGCCAACGAGATCTTCTTCATGGTCTCGGCGTAAGGGTCGCTCTGCAGGTCGAACTTGGTCATGCGGATCAGGGTCTTCCCGTCCTGCGACAGCAGGAAGTCATTCGGTGTCCGGTTCGCGCCCTGGGTGAAGATCACCTGGATCTGCTCGTATCCGGGGAATTCGCTGGGCTTGCGTTCGCCGATGCTGATGGCGACGCTGTCGGGAATGTTGTAATGAGCCCGGACCTGGCGCTCGATGCGCTTGTTCAGGTCGGCCGTGGGGTTTTGTGCCGGCTGGGCTGCGCATCCCAGGCAAAACAGGACGACCAGCCACAGCGGCCGCTTCAGCAAGGACACAGGGGTTCCACCTTCCATAGGGGCAGGCAACAATTATCGCATGTGGAAGCTGGCCGCACGTGCGGCGTGACCTAGCGCTTGCGTGCCAGTGTGCTCGCCGGCAGCACCGCGTTCATCGAGCCCGACCGGAAGCCCTCAAGATCGAGGGTCACATAGGTGTAGCCTAGCGCTTTGAAGATACGTGTGAAAGCTGACACCATCGCGGGAGTCAGCGCCCGCGCCATCTCTTCCGGTGCGATCTCCAGACGCACCGTCTCCCCGTGGTGGCGGACGCGGAACTGCCGGAAGCCTAGCGCGCGCAGCTCGTCTTCGCCGTGCTCGACCACCGCCAGCACCTCGCGCGTGACCTTGCGGCCGTACTCGATCCGTGACGACAGGCAGGCCGACGCCGGTTTGTCCCAGACCCGCAACCCCGCCGCGCGCGCCAAGTCCCGGATCTCAGCTTTGCTCAGTCCCGCTTCCAGCAACGGCGCCGCTACCTGATGCTGCCGGGCCGCCTCCTGGCCAGGGCGAAAATCCCCCTGGTCGTCGAGATTGACGCCGTACGCGATGGCATCGAAGCCGTGGGTGGCGCGGTATTGCTCCATCACCTCGAACAGCTCGTCCTTGCAGTAGTAGCACCGGGCGGCGTCGTTGCGCGCGTACTCCGGCCGCTCCACTTCGGCGGTGCTCAGGACCTCCAGCGGGATGCCATGCTCCGCGGCGAACGCCATCGCGTCCTGCAGGTGAGTGCGCGCCAGCGACGGCGAATCGGCGACGATCGCCCGCATGTCCCGTCCCAGCGCCCGGTGCGCCGCCCAAGCCAGATAGGCCGAGTCCACCCCGCCGGAATAGGCGACCAGCAACCGCCCCAGCCCGCGCAGGCGCTGCTCCAATAACCCGCGTTTCTCTTCTAGAGTCATCCGCAAGATTGTAAACGGAGAAGTACTCAGTACTCGGTACTCAGTACCCAGTTCAAACCGGTCTTGCTGTGTACTGAGTACTGACTACTTGCCTCAGAAGATCCTTTCCTGCCGCTTGAGGTTCCCGAAGGTCCCCACATTCGCCAGGGTGAACGCGAAGCGGTACTGATTCTCGTTGCGCACCGAGCCCAGCGCGAACCGGCGGTATTCCATGGACAGCCCGCAGCAGTCCCAGTTGTAGCTGGTCTGGAAGGCGGCGTATTGCAGGAAGTTGAAATTGGCGTCGAAGCCGAAGTTGGCGGCGGCGCTGATGCCGCGCTTGCCGGGATTCCCGTATCCGGTGAGCACGCGGAACTGGCTGAACCGGTCGGGCGCGGGCAGCGGCGTCGGGATGGGCGAGGTGAAGATCTCCCCCGGCGCCAGCAGGAAGGCATGGCTGCCCCCGATGAAGTAATCCCCGAGCCGGTACTGGACCAGTGCAGTGCTGGCATTCACCCGGCCCCGCACCGTGTCGTAATCGAATTCCCACTGCGCGTCCACGTTGGGTGAGGTGCGGATCCGCAGCCGCGATACCAGGGGCGCGAAGCGCATCGGCTCGGTCAGGAACGCGATCCCGGCGAACGCCGCCGTGGTGGTGAACACGTTGCGCTTGCCGTTCACCACCGCTCCGCCGAATGTGGGATCGAAGAAGTACTTCTGCGCCAGCTCCCAGGTGACGATCTCGCGAGCTTCCGTGGAGCACTCGGCCGGTGGCGGTGGCGGAGCCTGCTTTCCCGGCTCCGTCTTCGACGGCAAGGGCATCAGCGCCTGGGGCTGGGGCGCCGTGGCCGGGCACTCCTCGCCCGACATCCGCTTGGCATACAGCCGCTGGGTGATCCCGTACTCGATCTCGTTGGTGTTGCTCAGGATGTCGCGGCTGTCGAAGCGGATGATCGCCGGAAAATTCTCCACCCCGGTGGTATAGCGATAGACCATGCGCGGCTCGATGGTGTGCTTGATCTTGCGTCCCCAGCGGGGCTTTTCGAAGATCCGCCCCAGGGTCGGCGGACGGATCTCCACCGACGTCTCTAGGGCGCGGCGGTTGAAGTCGTCGGGCACGGGGACCAGGACCATCCCCGACGTCTGCAACTGCTCCGAATAGTAGGTCTCGCGCGC
This is a stretch of genomic DNA from Terriglobales bacterium. It encodes these proteins:
- a CDS encoding biotin/lipoyl-containing protein — translated: MTYEVVVDGKAHKVELARVDGRLECKLDGKPVEIDAQMTAHDVLSLLIGGHSYEIKRAVGPSDTHMVVGLARYETEVRDPRSFRARKAAGGDTTGPRKLVSPMPGKVVRVLVQKGQEVEAGQGLVVVEAMKMQNEIKSPKKGVVQQVLAAEGAAVNAGEALAIVE
- the secF gene encoding protein translocase subunit SecF gives rise to the protein MELFRNTNIDFLGKKWYFLGFSLIFSIAGLLSMFFWHGIPLGVDFRGGTLVYVKFTQTPNPDAIRATLDRAGLRNARIQRYGPPANNEVIISLELKETSEQVLDKGKNDIIKALETNTQEGKQDLNNTGQSSLQQYLLSKDPLRAGTDAEQRYAAVAQAIVTYRDKDRGGAIASLDELRGKVEPAALSALQQDFFVSDFAVRNVEIVGPQVGKQLQRQAVLATLYSLAGMLVYLAFRFEWIYGVGAVVACFHDTLITVGAFSLLNKEITLTVIAAILTLVGYSMNDTIVIYDRMRENVKLLRRERLPDIVNKSINQTLSRTILTSGLTFLTVLSLYLFGGEVLHGFSFALVVGILIGTYSSIAVAAPMVVAYQEWRAARSGRRVVAANENNRREKVRAKA
- a CDS encoding tetratricopeptide repeat protein, with product MNRSKRIHLRWWVAKLMAVLALSAMLLAAAGCNKLRARDQLNKGVQAYKNAKFEEAIERFKNAVALDPNLINARLYLATAYAQQYIPGADTPDNNRMAEQAIEEFKKVLERDPKNVNSVKGIAALYFQMKKFEQAKEYHNKAKQLDPNDPETYYSIGVIDWTQCYAPRMEERAKLGLKPDESLKDKKVCAALKEKNWNNIQEGIDNLSKALQLRPDYDDAMAYMNLLFREKADLECEEPEQRQADLKTADEWVARTMATKKAKAEKAATPGGIVLEQPSK
- a CDS encoding ExbD/TolR family protein codes for the protein MALAKRDEGSKVNSNINVTPMVDVMLVLLIIFMVITPMLQKGVSVDLARTNNPVAMPDADKEDALLVAINRDGKVFFGTDQIVPDQLTNKMKERLANRTDKRVFIKADARARYGNVVEVVDNVRSAGVDQLGLLTEQRKSGSFAPLSSSPAGGGAKPAGGDKPAGGDTTQK
- a CDS encoding MotA/TolQ/ExbB proton channel family protein — its product is MLFTSLSAVALANYPTFALWMFQEAQVGWDPVSLWKQMGWMAKAVVVILFIMSAWSIGVMIDRWIAFSAARKQSRSFAPAVAGALREGKIDEAIRVAERNKKSHLAKVVTAGLQEFKAHSESNEIPGEDIEASRRALERAEAIVHAELKRGLGGLATIGSTAPFVGLFGTVVGILNAFREISSQKATGLGAVAGGISEALVTTAFGLFVAIPAVMMFNYFTNKVEAFDVEMDNSSSELIDYFLKRRNAIRR
- a CDS encoding biopolymer transporter ExbD; the encoded protein is MAMTTGGGKGGPSADINVTPLIDVLLVLLIIFMVITPLTPKGLDALVPQPPPPNAPKNEPTDRTVVVQVIHLPGGERPALKINQDDVTWENIQGRLEDIYKTRAEKVMFVKGDTELQFADVAQVIDIAHAAGVDKVGLITAKIEQGQ
- a CDS encoding thioredoxin domain-containing protein — translated: MSLLKRPLWLVVLFCLGCAAQPAQNPTADLNKRIERQVRAHYNIPDSVAISIGERKPSEFPGYEQIQVIFTQGANRTPNDFLLSQDGKTLIRMTKFDLQSDPYAETMKKISLAGRPVRGTRGAKVSVVVYDDFQCPYCARMHRTLFGQIFNDYKDSIQVIYKDYPLFAIHPWAGRAANDANCLAELSNEAFWDFADAVHFDPNQIGGTRDKPRGLPEQMAALDILAFQAGAKRGVDAGKLQACIKAQSDKAMRDSVREADALDVSATPTLFINGRRVDGVMDASELRATLNAALRDAGLPVPAPPKPAAPASPPAAAPGNK
- a CDS encoding SurA N-terminal domain-containing protein, coding for MRRVHRLRSCSKRLLVGMALAAMLALAGCGSKETGADVMAEVNGKKITRDDVERYYKNQTAGSNQPLTGEQSTILRLNILKGLIEDEIMLQRAQKLGLLATDEEVDSKLAEIKAPYTQEEFDRRLKERSITVDDFKRELRRSLTRDKVLNKEIKSKISISDADVSKYYNEHKAEFNLIEPQYHLAQITVFNQPTPDATGEHKATNDAEARKKVQTILNRLESGEDFGSVAMRYSEDPNTSGNGGDVGFIPESSINRDPQTKEYVSKLKAGQVSGILPVYDAVHKVMGYRIVKLIAKEPAGQRDLSDPRVQQAIREQLRGRREQLLMAAYYETLRDEAKVENYYADEIVKGAGK
- a CDS encoding TonB family protein; this translates as MFEDSLLESGGRLRSKRKAWTTALSCVIQVFVLGVMILIPLIYTEALPKQQLMTFLVAPPPPPPPPPPPAEVPIKAVKVIQSDLMNGQLRTPTKIPEKVAMIKEEETPPPSASMGGVVGGVPGGVPGGQMGGVIGGIISSTMVAVPKVATPQRVRVSSGVQAGNLINKVQPVYPQIAKNARIQGQVILQAVISKAGVVENLRAVSGHPMLIPAAVEAVKQWRYKPYFLNGEPVEVETTIQVNFTLGG
- the larE gene encoding ATP-dependent sacrificial sulfur transferase LarE, producing MTLEEKRGLLEQRLRGLGRLLVAYSGGVDSAYLAWAAHRALGRDMRAIVADSPSLARTHLQDAMAFAAEHGIPLEVLSTAEVERPEYARNDAARCYYCKDELFEVMEQYRATHGFDAIAYGVNLDDQGDFRPGQEAARQHQVAAPLLEAGLSKAEIRDLARAAGLRVWDKPASACLSSRIEYGRKVTREVLAVVEHGEDELRALGFRQFRVRHHGETVRLEIAPEEMARALTPAMVSAFTRIFKALGYTYVTLDLEGFRSGSMNAVLPASTLARKR
- the accC gene encoding acetyl-CoA carboxylase biotin carboxylase subunit yields the protein MFKKVLIANRGEIAVRVIRACRELGIQSVAVFSDVDRTALHVRKADEAYHIGPAPAAQSYLNVDKLLDVARRSGAQAIHPGYGFLSENADFAQVCKDAGLIFIGPSAESMRLMGSKTRARVAMEKAGVPFVPGSARGLPAFGDALHVAREIGYPVMIKAAAGGGGKGMRRVFSEPELRSAYDAARSEALRSFKDDEVYIEKLIENPRHIEIQILGDQHGNLIYLGERECSVQRRHQKVVEEAPSAIVDPDMRRRMGETAVKVGKAAGYFNAGTVEFLVDDKKSFYFLEMNTRLQVEHPVTEFVTGLDLVHLQMHVANGEKLPLQQEDVSIRGHAIECRVYAEDPDNNFMPSPGKITRLLQPSGPGIRRDSGMYEGFVVPVDYDPLLAKVIGYAPTRNECIARLQRALQEYFIGGIKTNLGLFRRVLREPDFIAGKIDTGFLDRLLNGDKKTAEQHAVRDGDAGIAAIAAALFAFTDPVATNGAGANGASPARPEAAWKRAARHEALRGSR